In one window of Camelina sativa cultivar DH55 chromosome 15, Cs, whole genome shotgun sequence DNA:
- the LOC104747023 gene encoding indole-3-acetaldehyde oxidase translates to MPVSSLYLPDDSTGEYINYGVGASEVEINVLTGETTILRTDIIYDCGKSLNPAVDLGQIEGAFVQGLGFFMLEELLMNSDGLVVTDSTWTYKIPTVDTIPRQFNVEILNSGQHKNRVLSSKSSGEPPLLLAASVHCAVRAAVKEARKHILTWNSNQEGTDTYFELPVPATMSVVKEFCGLDVVEKYLG, encoded by the exons ATGCCGGTTAGTAGCTTATACTTGCCGGACGACTCCACTGGCGAATATATTAACTATGGAGTTGGAGCGAGCGAG GTTGAAATAAATGTTTTGACGGGTGAAACAACGATTCTGCGCACGGATATTATCTATGATTGTGGGAAGAGTCTCAATCCCGCTGTTGATTTAGGACAG attgaaGGAGCATTTGTTCAAGGACTTGGGTTCTTCATGCTTGAAGAGCTCCTAATGAACTCAGACGGTCTCGTGGTAACAGACAGCACATGGACTTACAAGATCCCAACGGTCGATACAATCCCAAGACAGTTCAATGTGGAGATTCTCAACAGTGGACAACACAAGAATCGTGTTCTTTCATCCAAAT CTTCGGGTGAACCACCACTGCTTTTAGCGGCTTCTGTTCACTGCGCGGTACGAGCAGCTGTTAAAGAAGCCAGGAAACATATTCTGACATGGAACAGTAACCAGGAAGGGACTGATACGTACTTTGAATTGCCTGTTCCAGCAACAATGTCTGTTGTGAAGGAGTTTTGTGGGCTCGATGTTGTCGAGAAATACTTGGGATAG
- the LOC109129116 gene encoding uncharacterized protein LOC109129116 codes for MCKASISQYSFLLDTFNKYGAASGQAINLSKSSFTFGSKVNQVIKTSIQNKMGILKEGGADRVKEKCSGWYSRMLSQGGKEVLLMSIALAMPVFVMSCFKLPKTTCDNLASVMADFWWSSTEHSKNIHWLSWEKLCLPKDQGGLGFRNIQTFNQALLAKQAWRILQYPNCLFARMMKSRYFPQSHFLEATLGPRPSYAWRSILYGRDLLVQGLKKNVGNGKSFKVWLDAWIEDEEGWRAPWRMNDFFNPDLRVSELIDVESRS; via the exons ATGTGTAAAGCTTCAATCTCTCAATATTCCTTCTTACTAGACACTTTCAATAAGTACGGGGCTGCTTCAGGTCAAGCCATTAACCTCAGTAAGTCTTCCTTCACTTTCGGGTCCAAGGTGAACCAGGTTATCAAAACCAGTATTCAGAACAAGATGGGAATTCTCAAAGAAGGAGGAGCTG ATAGAGTAAAAGAAAAGTGTTCTGGTTGGTATTCTCGAATGTTGTCTCAGGGTGGGAAGGAAGTTCTCCTGATGTCAATTGCACTGGCAATGCCAGTTTTTGTAATGTCGTGTTTCAAGCTACCTAAAACGACTTGTGATAATTTGGCTTCTGTAATGGCGGATTTCTGGTGGAGTTCTACTGAGCACTCAAAGAATATACATTGGTTAAGTTGGGAGAAACTTTGCCTTCCAAAAGATCAAGGAGGTTTAGGCTTCAGGAACATTCAAACATTCAACCAAGCCTTGTTAGCAAAGCAGGCCTGGCGAATACTGCAATATCCGAATTGTCTGTTTGCTCGAATGATGAAGAGTAGGTATTTCCCTCAGTCGCATTTCTTGGAAGCTACATTAGGACCAAGACCCTCCTACGCGTGGAGAAGCATTCTGTATGGAAGAGACTTATTAGTGCAAGGGTTAAAAAAGAACGTAGGAAACGGAAAATCCTTCAAGGTCTGGTTAGATGCTTGGATTGAAGATGAAGAGGGGTGGAGAGCACCTTGGAGGATGAATGACTTTTTCAACCCTGATTTGAGAGTTTCTGAGCTGATTGACGTGGAGAGTCGAAGCTGA
- the LOC104747021 gene encoding B3 domain-containing transcription factor ABI3-like — MKGLHVAANGGDLAEDCGILAGDADEAILMDGMDDVGREIWLDDHGGDHNHHHAHGDDDLIVHHDPSLFYGDLPTLPDFPCMSSSSSSSTSPAPVNAIVSSASSSSAASSSTSSAASWAILRSDGEDPAPNQNQYGSGKCDDTSGALQSTASMEIPLDTSQGFGCGEGGGDCIDMMETFGYMDLLDSNEFFDTSAIFSQDDDTQNPNLMDQTLERQQDQVVVPMLENNSGGDMQIMNSSLEQDDDLATVFLEWLKNNKETVSAEDLRKVKIKKATIESAARRLGGGKEAMKQLLKLILEWVQTNHLQRRRTTTITNNNLSYQQSFQQDPFQNPNPNNTNLIPPSDQTCFSPSTWVPTPQPQQTFVSDPGFGYMPAPNYPPPPPEYLPILESPPSWPPPPPQSGPMPHQQFPMPPNPQYNQFGEPTGFTGYNMNPYQYPYIPPGQMRDQRLLRLCSSATKEARKKRMARQRRFLSHHHRHNNNNNSTNQQNQNQVGETCAAVAPQLNPVATNATGGTWMYWPNVPSVPPQLPPPLETQLPTMDRAGSASAMPRQQVVPVPVPDRRQGWKPEKNLRFLLQKVLKQSDVGNLGRIVLPKKEAETHLPELEARDGISLAMEDIGTSRVWNMRYRFWPNNKSRMYLLENTGDFVKTNGLQEGDFIVIYSDVKCGKYLIRGVKVRQPTGQKQEAPPSSVAATKRQNKSQRNINNNSPSASVVVASPASQTVK, encoded by the exons ATGAAAGGCTTGCATGTGGCGGCGAACGGCGGAGATCTGGCTGAGGATTGTGGAATACTCGCCGGAGATGCTGATGAAGCTATTTTAATGGATGGAATGGACGATGTTGGTAGAGAGATCTGGCTAGATGACCATGGAGGTgaccataatcatcatcatgctCATGGAGATGATGACTTGATTGTTCATCATGACCCTTCACTCTTCTACGGAGATCTCCCGACGCTTCCTGATTTCCCATGCatgtcgtcatcatcatcgtcttcaacATCTCCAGCTCCTGTCAACGCAATCGTCTCCtcagcctcttcttcttcagctgcttCTTCCTCCACTTCCTCAGCTGCTTCTTGGGCTATCTTGAGATCAGACGGAGAAGATCCGGCCCCCAACCAAAACCAATACGGATCAGGAAAGTGCGATGATACTTCTGGCGCATTGCAATCCACAGCTTCCATGGAGATTCCCTTAGACACTAGTCAAGGTTTTGGTTGCGGTGAAGGCGGTGGTGATTGCATTGATATGATGGAGACTTTCGGGTACATGGATCTACTCGATAGCAACGAGTTCTTTGATACTTCTGCCATATTTAGCCAAGATGATGACACGCAGAACCCTAACTTGATGGACCAAACCCTTGAGAGACAACAAGATCAGGTCGTTGTTCCGATGTTGGAGAATAACAGTGGAGGAGACATGCAAATAATGAATTCTTCCTTGGAACAAGACGATGATCTCGCTACTGTGTTCTTGGAATGGCTAAAGAACAACAAGGAGACTGTGTCGGCAGAAGATTTGAGGAAAGTGAAGATAAAGAAAGCTACGATTGAATCAGCGGCGAGAAGGCTAGGTGGTGGGAAAGAAGCGATGAAGCAGCTTTTGAAGCTGATTCTTGAATGGGTCCAAACTAATCATTTGCAACGAAGAcgcaccaccaccatcaccaacAATAACCTCTCTTATCAACAATCATTCCAACAAGATCCAtttcaaaaccctaaccctaataaCACCAACTTAATCCCACCGTCAGATCAAACCTGTTTCTCACCTTCAACATGGGTTCCTacaccacaaccacaacaaacTTTTGTCTCTGATCCGGGTTTCGGATATATGCCTGCTCCGAATtatcctcctccgccaccgGAGTATCTTCCTATACTCGAATCTCCACCGTCATggccaccgccaccaccacagTCTGGTCCCATGCCACATCAACAATTCCCCATGCCGCCAAACCCGCAGTATAATCAGTTTGGAGAGCCAACAGGTTTCACCGGATACAACATGAACCCGTATCAATACCCTTATATTCCTCCAGGACAAATGAGAGATCAGAGATTGCTCCGTTTGTGTTCCTCAGCAACTAAAGAGGCAAGAAAGAAACGGATGGCGAGACAGAGAAGGTTCTTATCTCATCACCAtagacacaacaacaacaacaacagcactAATCAGCAGAACCAGAACCAAGTCGGAGAAACCTGTGCCGCGGTGGCTCCACAACTTAACCCCGTGGCCACAAACGCCACCGGAGGGACATGGATGTATTGGCCAAACGTCCCGTCTGTGCCACCTCAGTTACCACCACCGTTGGAGACTCAGTTGCCAACCATGGACCGAGCTGGCTCGGCGTCTGCTATGCCACGTCAGCAGGTGGTACCAGTACCAGTACCAGATCGTCGGCAG GGATGGAAACCAGAAAAGAATTTGCGGTTTCTCTTGCAGAAAGTCTTGAAGCAAAGCGACGTGGGTAACCTTGGAAGGATCGTCTTACCAAAA AAAGAAGCTGAGACGCACTTGCCGGAGCTAGAGGCAAGAGACGGTATCTCTCTAGCCATGGAAGACATTGGAACCTCTCGTGTGTGGAACATGCGCTATAG ATTTTGGCCGAACAACAAAAGCAGGATGTATCTTCTCGAGAACACCG GCGATTTTGTGAAAACCAATGGGCTCCAAGAAGGTGATTTCATAGTCATATACTCCGACGTTAAATGTGGCAAATAT TTGATACGAGGGGTTAAAGTAAGACAGCCGACGGGACAGAAGCAGGAGGCTCCGCCGTCGTCAGTAGCTGCCACGAAGAGGCAAAACAAGTCGCAGAGGAACATAAACAATAACTCTCCGTCGGCCAGTGTGGTGGTCGCTTCACCAGCTTCTCAAACTGTTAaatga